A stretch of DNA from Salvelinus fontinalis isolate EN_2023a chromosome 17, ASM2944872v1, whole genome shotgun sequence:
tcctaaagctggccgcactgccaaactgagcaatcgggggagaagggccttggtcagggagatcaccaagaacccgatggtcactctgatagagctccagaggtcctctgtggagatgggagaaccttccagaaggacaaccatctctgcagcaatcctccaatcaggcctttatggtagagtagccagatggaagccactcctcagtaaaaggcacatgacagcccgcttggagtttgccaaaaggcaactaaaggactctcagaccatgacaaacaagattctctggtctgatgaaaccaatattaaaatctttggcctgaatgccaagcgtcatgtctggaggaaacctggcacctccgctactgtgaagcatggtggcggcagctTCATGCagtgaggatgtttttcaacggcagggattgggagtattcaggatcgagggaaagatatacggagcaaagtacagagagatccttgatgaaaacctgctccaggttgctcaggacctcagactggggcgaaggttcaccttccaacaggacaacgaccctaagcacacagtcaagatgacgcaggagtggcttcgggacaagtctctgaatgtccttgagtggcccagccagagcccggacttgaacccgatctaacatctctggagagacctgaaaatagctgtgcagcaacgctccccatccaacctgacagcgcttgagaggatctgcagaggagaatgggagaaactccccaaatacaggtgtgccaattttgtagcgtcatacccaagaagactcaagactgtaatcgctgccaaaggtgcttcaacaaagtaaagtaaaggttctgaatacttatgtgcatgtgatatttccgtttattatttgtaataaatttgcaaacattaaaaaatatatttaaacattttgcttttcattatggggtattgcgtgtagattgatgagggggggggaaacgaagcaattttagaataaggctgtaacgtaacaaaacgcgtacaaagtcaaggggtctgagtttCCCCACCCCTCTTAGACCATCTGTAGCATTTCCACTGCAAATATTCATTTCCACTGGGAGTTTGAAGGGGGTGGGGAGGCCATCTGGACCCATATTAAAAATGATTGGTCTAACCCTGGTGcaacattccattccagacatttcCTAACACTTTGATACCATattatgttgagagagagagcaagagagattaAGTACCTGTCTGAAGCTCATTTGGAATGGTGGGTGGAGCTGAGTTGATTGACAGGCTGGACAGCGAATCTTCTAACCCCGTGGGGACAGAGGGCACAGCAGGGGGTGGGGTTACAGCAGAGAGCTGAACCTGAGTGGGAGGGAGAAATAAGGCAAAagcagagagaaagatggagaggaaTAGAGAAATATGTGAGGGGTGGATGATGAACAGGGAAGGTCAAGTGCATTTAAAACTAGTAATTCATAATTTTAATGCACTGGGAGGGACAGTCAtgcatacagtatcagtcaaaagtttggacacctactcattcatggttttttctttattttctacactgtagaataatagtgaagacatcaaaactatgaaataacacatatggaatcatgtaaccaaaagtgttaaagaaatcaaaatatattttacaagtttcttcaaagtagccaccctttaggcgcccagtggtgcagcggtctaaggcactgcatcttagtgcgaggcgtcactacagtccctggttcgaaaccaggatgtatcacatccggccgtgattgggagttccatagggctgcgcacaattggtccagcatcgtccaggtttggccgtcattgtaaacaagaatttgtttttaactgacttgcctagttaaataaaacttttttttagtcttgatgacagctttgcacgctcttggcactCAAGCCGCTTcgtctggaatgcttttccaacagtcttgaacgagttcccacatataatgagtacttgttggctgcttttccttcactatgcgatcaactcatcccaaaccatctcaattaggtagagggcaggtgattgtggaggccaggtcatctgatgcagcactgcatcactctccttggtcaaatagcccttacacagcctggaggtgtgttgggtcattgtcctgttgaaaaactaatTCTTGTCCCActtagcgcaaaccagatgggatgatgtatcgctgcagaatgctgtggtagccatgctggttaagtgtgccttgaattctcaataaaccactgacagtgtcaccagcaaagcacccccacaccaccatgcttcatagtgggaactacacatgcagagatcttccgttcacctactctgcatttcacaaagacacggcggtcaGAACCAAaagtctcaaatttggactcatcagaccaaaaggaccgatttccactggtctaatgtacattgctcgtgtttcttggcccaagcaagtctcttcttattggtgtcctttagtagtggtttctttgtagcaattcgaccaaAGGCCTGATTGaaagtctcctctaaacagttgatgttgagatgtgtctgttacttgaactctgaagcatttatttgggctgcaatttctgaggttggtaactctaatgaatttatcctctgcagcagaggtaactctgggtcttcctttcctgtggcggtcttcacgagagccagtttcatcatagtgtttGATGGTTTTGGTGtctgtacttgaagaaacgttcaaagttcttaatgttccggattgactgaccttcatgtcttaaagtaatgatagactgtcgtttctctttgcttatttgagctgttcttgccctaatatggacttggtcttataccaaatagggctatcttctgtataccacccctaccttgtcacaacacaacttaaggctcaaacgcattaaggaaagaaattccacaaattaacctaacaaggcacacctgttaattgaaatgcattccaggtgactacctcatgaagctggttgagagaatgtcaagagtgtgcaaagctgtcatcaaggcaaagggtggctactttaaagaatctcataaaatatattttgatttgtttaacacttttttggttactacatgattccatatgtgttatttcatagtttgatgtcttcactattattctataaaatgtagaaaatagtaaaaaataaaggaaaacccttgaatgagtaggtgtgtctaaacttttgactggtactgtacatgcataATGAGCCTTTCATAGCTCATAACCTAGCCCTgaccgggggggggggtctttttgccctcagaacagcctcaattcatcagggcatggactctacaaggtgtcaaaagcgttccacagggatgctggcccatgttgactccaatgcttcccacagttgtgtcaagtttgtgtgaaaaatccagcagcgttgcagttcttgacacaaactggtgtgcctggcactctctaccatacccctttcaaaggcacttacatcttttgtcttgcccattcaccctctgaatggcacacatacacaatccttctttaactgatctccccccttcatctacactgattgaagtggatttaacaagtgacatcaataagggatcatagcttacacctggattcaccttggcagtctgtcatggaaagagttcttaatattttgtacactcagtgtatgtcataGTAGAAGGATTACAAAAGAGCATAAAGTGACAGTGTCCACTGACCGTCCAGGCAGTTATAGCTGTTCTGATTCTGGGTCGATACTAACCTCAGTGAATCCGTCCTTGAGCGCGCTGATGGGCtcaccactgggaatgtgacccGGAAAACTAATCTTCTTCCCTTCTTCAAATGGCCGGGTGGGAATTCTGTGCAGGTAACCGTATCCAATCCCACATCCCAGACTGGAACAGGGGAACAGGAGATAGCATTAGTGCGATGTCACTTGTCAGactgaagtgtgtagtgtgtgtattgtATGTTGGTTACCTGCCCTCCCCTCCCCAGGAACTGTTGGGGGTGATGACCACCTCTCTGcagttgtctgtgtctgtgttatagaCATATAGCTTCAACCCCTTCCCCTcatgggtctcaatcagagaaaaCAGGTCCTCTGACTGAGGAGGGAGATAGAGCTCAACTTCAATGACATGTACCCAAATGCTGATTGGCTAGTCTTAACTCCTAGTGTAGAATGCATGGAATAGTAGTGTCAGTGTGTGCACACCTCATTCATAACGGTGTCGGCTCCTATGATGTAATCAGTGTGGGGCCGCAAGCCAGCCAGGGCTGCCGGAGAGTTAGGCTCCACctcctgagaaagagagagacccttGGTTAATTGTACTTTATATAAcaaagcaagtcagttaagaacaaattcctatttacaatgacggcctaccccggccaaaccctaacgacgctgggccaattgtgctccaccatatgggactcccaatcacggacggttgtgatacagcctggaatcaaaccagggtctgtagtgatgcctctagcactgagatgcagtgccttagaccgctgtgccactcggaaaTCCTACCTTATATCAAGAGTTAAACCTGCCCGGCGAGCTAAATTGGGCACACCCATTGGCTACTGGCTACTCACCAGCACATGCCAGATGTTCTCATTGGCTCCCTCGAAGCTGCAGAAGCGTATGGAGACACCCAGCAGGCCCTGGCCACCCCAGAGGTTGCTTGGGGTGACGGTGGACTCCCTGAGCTCCAGGGTCTTAGAGGAGTAAACCAGCATTCTAACTGGCTTCTCCACACTGGCCTTCAACAGATCCTTCAGAGTGTCATTGTCCTtgttctgaaacacacacagggtAAATTATAGAATTAGAATAAGTAGAATGGACAATCAGAGCTATACAGTACAAGACAGCATCCTCATTGTCAGTGGGGGTTTGTGTATGTGCATGTAGTAAGTGTGTGTTGAACATACCGATTCAACAGCATGTCTTTGCTTACCAGTCTTTCGTTGTTGATGGAGACAATGAAGTCAAAGAAAGGCTCCAGTCCTGCACGGTGTCCTGGAGAATTCTCCTGAACCTGAGGAGAAGACATGACTTGTAACAACTGTATTTTGTGATTGAAGGGAAACACCTGGAGCGAGGCTTGAACAAGGACCATGGAAGTTACAGGGTATTCACACCACTGCCTGTGACATAAGATCCAGCCAAGGTCCAGTCTTCTTGGCAAATGTTAGGGCGTTGCACATCATCTTTGAACTTTTAGCAGTAGCCTTAGAATGAAATAGGTATTACAAGCTACACCTGTAATACCAGAAGGTTGGCTACCTGTCTGTCTCAAGATCAAACGGATCCTTGTCACATCAACATATTGAAGATGGAGGT
This window harbors:
- the gorasp2 gene encoding Golgi reassembly-stacking protein 2, which produces MGGSQSVEIPGGGSEGYHVLRVQENSPGHRAGLEPFFDFIVSINNERLNKDNDTLKDLLKASVEKPVRMLVYSSKTLELRESTVTPSNLWGGQGLLGVSIRFCSFEGANENIWHVLEVEPNSPAALAGLRPHTDYIIGADTVMNESEDLFSLIETHEGKGLKLYVYNTDTDNCREVVITPNSSWGGEGSLGCGIGYGYLHRIPTRPFEEGKKISFPGHIPSGEPISALKDGFTEVQLSAVTPPPAVPSVPTGLEDSLSSLSINSAPPTIPNELQTGLPTVPLLPTSLSPLNPASTTFNPATTLPGLVPLPGGLPPFPNLPNLNLTALPDLSAVSLAGFPPLAPFPPLNLPSLAPLPPLPVMLSQLPLLPQGVTSLPPVDVSSFTPLTLSTVTPAPEQQTLPGATVPASATTEPAVASETMESKAATKTLS